ACTATTTATTAGTTGAGGAATATTGGAATTCCCTAGGAATaagatttagaaaaaaatgtggaaGGTCTAGTGAAAATCTCTGGAATTCTTGGTGGGTAAACATAAATTGTAGGAAATTCTCCAATAGTAAACACATAAATAATAGTGCATTTCTTGGGGGGAGCCCATGTCTGACCAGTGCATTTTAATGCATTTATTTATGGGTATATATGTACAtcctagggactggttatgaaaccctgggaatttcaaaagcaggaacaataaagtcgcaattagatgttgaaccgaccgtgaccctgcacaatcttttgcttttgGTTCACAatttaatttcgaataaattagtcgaagcttttgattggttatcctgccgaaaaaagcctgtttttgtcgggttttgtgcagggtcaaggccaaaaaagcgaacaaaaacatgaaacaatgaaacttgtcgagtttcataaccagcctacatctattaactatggtatgTACCAGTAACAGTGAAAAGCCATATGCATCATTCCTCAACAGAGGAGATACACTACAAATGAACATGTACACAGACTCGATACTAAAATATCTGTCCAACATAAAAAACAGGCATAGGAGACCCAAGCTCAATATTTGAACAGTATTGAAAACGGCGGTTAAAATGAGCCGAAACATTTTGAGCAATAAATAACAGCGAATTAATTAACGATACAATTCGGATGCCGTAAAATTCAACATAAGAAATATAATTTCAAGGAATGAAAGTTTCAAAATCGCTCATAAGCTAGTCTAATTTCTTTTAACAGCTCGCACAAAATGGCAAGAAACTTACGCAGGTACTTGGTTCTACTTGTGAAGAACCTGCGCCAGTTTCAGGAGAAATTCTTGATCCTCCTTCTTTCGCTTCTCCGCTCTTTCCTCCTCTCGCCTTTCTCTTGCCGCTTCAGCTTCGAGGAAGCTCTTGTCAGCTGTTTCATCGGCTTCCGTCGCACCTGAAGGAACACCATGGCGACCGCCAAAACTTCAATGGGTTGCATAAACGTTATAGCCAagtgagaaataaaaaatgtttgATTTATGGTATAGTTATCTCAATATTACACTGTAATACGGATACACCTGTCTTGTATCTGCTTGTACAGTACGCATATCAAAAACTCTCAAATACGGTATTCAAACATACTGattgaaaaaaactttcacagacGTCCGTCTCGATGTTGCTTTTGGACACAATTCTATTGTCTGGCCCTCCAATCGGAGAGCATTTTATAACTCTTACCTGTCACCGCTGTCAAATAATTCAGAGGTTTGTGAaggttttctgacttttctttgCTGCTGCCAGGGTTGTTTACGTTTGGCTCAACGTTTTCTGCGCTTGTTATTTCTTCATCATCGACCCCATCTATGGAAATTGTTGCAGACTGTATAATTACCTTTGGTTTGGTACATGGCTTGTCCGACAAAAACTCGTCCACTTCATCGAAGAAAGCCGGCTTCTTCTTTGGTGTGGCATTTCCCGTCTTGCTGCATTCGTCTTTGTAGTTTCTATAGGCGCTTATCAGAGTGTGAATTCGTGTCTTGCAGCTGCCGTCGTCTCTGTCTTCATAGCCTGCAGCTCGAAGATATGCCGCAATTTCTAGCCATATTGGCTTTTTTCTTGTGCATGATTTTAGCTGGAGCTGGATATTCTCGTCTCCCCACTTTTCAAGTAACAGGAGGGTTTCTTTGTGCTCCCAGATTCTTCCGCGAGTTTTGGTttctgccgccattttgaatgtatTTTATTAAACACGATTGTTAAACTACCTCGAGAGGTAGTTTTGTTAAACACGGTTTTAGACGTGTTTTGTTAAACACGCCCGCAGTGTGAACGGCCAGTCTTATTAACCCTGTTTAACAAAACgagttttaaacatgtttaagctTTGGTGTGAACGGGGTATAAGTCGGATCGTGTGCAAAAGATGACTTCGCAAACTAATTTGTGAgtaataatttacaatgttgtttttccgCTTAACGTTCGTCTAGCGTTATAGCTCCatcatgattgtaatttcacgttaagaaatgctttaatatcgtccatttatctttgtacgctgctctcttttgacgtgaaaataaactggattcgtcataagttcgattttaaggtcatttatattcccttttctggtgaatgtctaagttattgtactttttagcagtcacaactcaacgatccttgcgttcaagtagttaccaagttatggatttgcaattaatttgagttgaaaatcaaaatcaaagtccatgttagttaaaataatgtttagaagaacagaagtgtaggtGCAGATGAAAATAGatctctatagattcaggttcgtgactgttttgcaaatccttttttttttagactgttgttttctggaagcattaatgatgtaattttggttttggggggactgtcatgtgttgttggatcaaggaatctgttttgagtcaagtatggttgacagtggatagtttttcctgaaaaggctgaaaggaagcattattgccttggactttttttggttacaccccacatgtttgttcttttcttagatggcaaaatttattaatatattatgtgatttggagctgcagctagaaacagtgtcccatgcataaggtctcattgggtttgacggcagtaaaataattttggtaaaaaatatgtttagagtttttatcataacttctcatcttggtcctgatggacttcaaacatgctctaccattttgcacaaggaacttgtcaatcaaccgttaccttttggtgtatttgcaataagatctttggatagcaattattgatttatttttcttataccttatgtgtagatatcctatgtctgtcacatagttagttttaagcttttatttcctgtagtgtatctttattatagttagcacatgaccccacaagcatgtattattgctttaatattgattgtgtttgattGGGTATTGTTGTCCtgtcttgtagataaggcaaacctagcctgcgaacgcagacgtatttccggcggtcgtttctctcccccgaaaagtaacgtctgcgagttcgagctgcaaaacgatttccgTGACGTAAGAATTATTCACCAATCACCGTTTAGCTCTAAAAAATCCAGAACTAACTCGCAGGATTCGTGCGCGGTAACCACGTATTCTCGTGGagaaaaaatggcggacacactGGAAGAAGCGTTCAACGACGCGTTCAACCAGGTTTGCAATGTTTTTGGATTTGACAGTTTGAATACGCACCAGGAGGAGTCCATCAAATACATTGTTCAAGAGAAGAAGGATATTTTCGTAAATCTTCCAACGGGTTTTGGAAAGACGTTGATTTACCATGCTTTGCCGTTGGTTTACGCGTGCTTGCAGTCAACCGACGAGATTATTTAATATCATCGTCGTGATTTCTCCGCTTAACAGCCTGATAAAAGATCAAGTGTTGTGGCTAAATTCCCTGGGAATCACTGCCGTATCTTTGGCTGAAATAGCCACCATAAAACAAACGAAAGAAGTAAAGAATGGGGAATATTTAATTGTCTTCGGATCACCTGAACTATGGCTAGGATACGAAACATGGAGGAAAATGGCAATGAGCGAGTTGTACCGGAAATCTGTCAGAGCAGTTACTGTCGACGAGGCTCATGTTATTTGTCACTGATAAGTGTTAAAGTCTCTAGTACGTCTCCGTGCAGTCCCCCATTCTCGTAAATCAGTTGCAGCTGTTCtgatgcatgacatatctaacaattTATCGACTCCAAATAATGCtgatttattgatttcttaAGCAAGCATTtattcatataaaacaaggtcatcttcaagaggtgactattttgttaaaccctcaagaattgacaaacaaattaaatcgtTTTCAATatatggtgtaaaaatttggaatagtttACCTCGTGATattcgccatctatccaaaaacaattttaaaattaaaaaccacagtatcctactccaaagactttcagaagaaaatgactgtattgatttatctgtcttaataacaaaaatacttaataatcTGGCCTCTGATATTTGCACTTTCTATTGATTTTAGATATTTACTTGTTTTAGTTGACTGCATGCTTTGTACACTAGTTATTTGTTTACCTGTTCGTTCTACAATGCATGTCTTGTCGGTGAAACACAATTGAATACCGTAgttttctctacttgttctctcttttatacacgcgtaaccactgctcgcctcgactactGTAGCTTTTGCTAACCACGATCAGTGCAGATTGAACATGTATCATAtgataatgaaattctacaataaacaattgatataagctacatgtaacttGATCAATCATGCCTAGTGTCTTGCAATTGTCTTTCGCCATCCTTTTTACACGAAGGGAAACACTACCGCCAAAATATCCCCTAATCGCACAATACGATTGTAGCACTGCGTGCGACAAATGGCCAGCTTTTCACAGTCGACGTAAACAGAAAGATCAACGTTTGTGGCACGATATACCAAAGAACATATGTCAACATTGCTTTTACCAAACACACGTATCTTCTCCTTAGCCGCCGAGAAATTCCCTCTACAAAGAATGCAGCATTCACAATCGTGAGAAATCTTCCTGGGAGTTTCGTTCATGGTTGTTTATATCACTCATAATCACGCTCCACAACTGAGAATCTTACGTGTATGGCTTGTATTTCAGACACGCTATTGCGCGAAGTCGCGCAAGAGTAACTCGAGCTTGCTTCTATCATacaatttgattggtcaaaaacctaacaaaagatcttacgtcacagaaatcgttttgcagctcgaactcgcagacgttacttttcgggggagagaaacgaccgccggaaatacgtctgcgttcgcaggctaaggCAAaccagcctcagttgtatttgcattattatttctgagtgttacttttaaagggcaaaccattaaaaagtgcacatagtttgcaggagtacaggaaaattattccaaatattcattgatttgaagttcctgaagcaggtaaatcttgaagagtttacgtaacagtatttggaatatacaacatttctatttgggaatgtttaagtccacagaatttattttctttatgttgagaagtactgtaagagctgtcaggtaactcagatggaaatttgacagaccttagctgtaattcaaattattagtacagttttggtcgtttgtggaacataatattttattgggacattttttagtgagtgattaacccattgactcctggggattccccattgacaagtaaaatcgtctggtgttagacagagtaaactgctaagtatggccggtttaggggtgaaagggtta
The Montipora capricornis isolate CH-2021 chromosome 10, ASM3666992v2, whole genome shotgun sequence genome window above contains:
- the LOC138020681 gene encoding uncharacterized protein codes for the protein MAAETKTRGRIWEHKETLLLLEKWGDENIQLQLKSCTRKKPIWLEIAAYLRAAGYEDRDDGSCKTRIHTLISAYRNYKDECSKTGNATPKKKPAFFDEVDEFLSDKPCTKPKVIIQSATISIDGVDDEEITSAENVEPNVNNPGSSKEKSENLHKPLNYLTAVTGATEADETADKSFLEAEAARERREEERAEKRKKEDQEFLLKLAQVLHK